One Aliidongia dinghuensis DNA segment encodes these proteins:
- a CDS encoding S41 family peptidase, translating into MLRAWSHFSAVALALSGLAGCVDQPPRARPAPPTTGPEARLDAAWRLTLGSYVVPVDPTVLADAATEGMDAAAAGRTPNLTPGSAPRPDWPQRPDLQWSRTLETNVLDHLRTLATKPDANADKLSDAAISAMTAVLDPHSKLEPPGGEAVWEKHADTAEHYRGLGFQVRPVPTGYLVTRLYQNSPAVHAGVLVGDIITGFDGKRAVDIDNKSFTRLSHEETPAAARLDIDRQGRHLHLTASRAEVEIPRVEARLVGDVAVLRLNAFTRDAGPELRRAAARLFAASPQPRGLVLDLRGNLGGLISEAEDAAGLLLPDGASLATFWSVGHPDEHHVAHAPTGLPRSVPVVVLINADTASAAEVLAAALRDHGRATLVGSRSFGKGISQGHQALPDGRTLVATGWFLRRPSGAWLQSDGLVPDLKVAGLEETYAGHEASLPGALKPPTQVEAVAEHPPPASPACLAAGRAAANRPGDPQLLAAIAMLDCQHAIAPVMEAHTPLPAPAQPTRQSGAVATKAN; encoded by the coding sequence ATGCTTCGCGCGTGGTCGCACTTTTCAGCCGTTGCCCTCGCTCTCAGCGGGCTTGCCGGTTGCGTCGACCAGCCGCCGCGAGCCCGCCCCGCCCCACCAACGACCGGCCCGGAAGCGCGGCTGGACGCCGCTTGGCGCCTGACCCTCGGCAGCTATGTCGTACCGGTCGACCCGACCGTGCTGGCCGACGCCGCGACCGAGGGCATGGATGCCGCGGCCGCCGGGCGCACCCCCAACCTAACACCCGGCAGCGCGCCGCGCCCCGATTGGCCGCAACGGCCCGACCTGCAGTGGTCGAGGACGCTCGAGACCAACGTCCTCGATCATCTCCGCACGCTCGCCACCAAGCCCGACGCCAACGCCGACAAGCTGTCGGACGCGGCGATTTCGGCCATGACCGCCGTGCTCGACCCCCATTCCAAGCTGGAGCCGCCCGGCGGCGAGGCGGTGTGGGAGAAGCACGCCGACACAGCCGAGCATTACCGCGGCCTGGGATTCCAGGTTCGGCCGGTGCCGACCGGCTATCTCGTGACCCGGCTCTATCAAAACAGCCCCGCGGTCCATGCCGGGGTCCTGGTCGGCGACATCATCACCGGCTTTGACGGCAAGCGCGCGGTCGACATCGACAACAAAAGCTTCACCCGGCTCTCGCACGAGGAGACGCCCGCCGCTGCCCGGCTCGACATCGATCGCCAGGGCCGGCACCTGCACCTGACGGCGAGCCGCGCCGAGGTCGAGATCCCGCGCGTCGAAGCGCGCCTCGTCGGCGACGTCGCGGTCCTGCGCCTGAACGCCTTCACCCGTGACGCCGGCCCGGAACTGCGCCGCGCCGCTGCCCGCCTGTTCGCCGCCTCGCCGCAGCCACGCGGCCTCGTGCTCGATCTGCGCGGCAACCTGGGCGGGCTTATCTCCGAGGCGGAGGATGCCGCCGGCCTGCTGCTGCCCGACGGTGCCTCGCTCGCCACCTTCTGGAGCGTGGGCCATCCGGACGAGCATCACGTGGCCCATGCCCCCACAGGACTGCCCCGGTCGGTCCCGGTCGTGGTCCTGATCAATGCCGACACCGCGTCCGCCGCCGAGGTGCTGGCCGCGGCGCTGCGCGACCACGGGCGCGCGACGCTCGTCGGATCGCGCAGCTTCGGCAAGGGCATCAGCCAAGGCCATCAGGCTCTGCCCGACGGTCGGACCCTGGTCGCGACCGGCTGGTTCCTGCGCCGGCCGTCCGGCGCCTGGCTGCAGAGCGACGGGCTGGTGCCCGATCTGAAAGTGGCGGGGCTCGAAGAGACATATGCCGGGCACGAGGCCAGCCTGCCGGGCGCGCTGAAGCCCCCGACCCAGGTCGAAGCCGTCGCCGAGCACCCGCCGCCGGCCTCGCCCGCCTGCCTCGCCGCCGGCCGCGCTGCGGCCAACCGC